The Thermoplasmata archaeon genome window below encodes:
- a CDS encoding dCTP deaminase: MAILSDKDIVESMMTGYLGISDYHERGLTPNGYDLRIKEIMVRGDPDLKTEGTVTIPPRTMFYVSTIERVRMPKDVCAQLWLRTTWIRKGIIGAFGKIDAGFEGTLTLGAYNATDDPIELPIGERFCQMVFETLNSDTLKDYAERSGHYQGQTGVTLEQINKKD, from the coding sequence ATGGCAATACTTTCGGACAAGGACATCGTCGAAAGCATGATGACCGGATATCTGGGCATCAGCGATTATCACGAGAGAGGGCTCACGCCCAACGGATACGACCTTCGCATCAAGGAGATAATGGTAAGGGGGGATCCCGACCTTAAGACCGAGGGTACCGTGACCATCCCTCCCAGGACAATGTTCTATGTGTCCACAATCGAGAGGGTGAGGATGCCCAAGGATGTATGTGCCCAGCTCTGGCTGAGGACCACATGGATCAGGAAAGGGATAATAGGGGCATTCGGTAAGATCGATGCTGGTTTCGAGGGAACCCTCACATTGGGAGCTTACAATGCAACTGACGATCCGATAGAACTCCCCATCGGGGAGAGGTTCTGTCAGATGGTGTTCGAGACCCTGAACAGCGACACTCTCAAGGATTATGCAGAGAGGAGTGGCCACTACCAGGGGCAGACCGGAGTGACACTGGAGCAGATCAACAAAAAGGATTGA